One window from the genome of Mycolicibacterium gadium encodes:
- a CDS encoding cytochrome P450, producing MTTSTDSHDQPTAPDLVNDPYPYFEHMRKTSPVWRGALMESDLMPEELKNPENWTLFDFDSVFTAFREDTVFASEMYNQTIGLVFGPTILGMAGKQHHDHRSLVSKAFKQSSLSKWEPEVIDPICDQLVDEFADDGQVDLVKAVTFEFPTRVTAALLGLPQEDLDFFRKLSLDLISITEDIEAGLTASVELGTYFQQQVDQRRSQPTDDVIGDLVAAEIDGEKLTDEAIISFLRLLLPAGLETTYRSSGNLLQLLLTHPDQLEALQRDRSLIPAAIEEGIRFETPLVLVARNTTRDVEMHGMTIPEGASITLCMGAANRDDKRWEHPDVFDIHRPRRAHISFAGGIHSCLGMHLARVETKAMLTSLFDRLTDFQLIEDDDTKIVGMPFRSPKHLPVTFRPVA from the coding sequence GTGACGACCAGCACGGATTCGCATGATCAGCCGACCGCCCCCGATTTGGTGAACGATCCCTACCCCTACTTCGAGCACATGCGTAAGACGTCGCCGGTGTGGCGCGGGGCGCTCATGGAGAGCGACCTGATGCCCGAGGAGCTGAAGAACCCGGAGAACTGGACGTTGTTCGACTTCGACAGCGTCTTCACTGCCTTTCGCGAAGACACGGTGTTCGCCTCCGAGATGTACAACCAGACGATCGGGTTGGTGTTCGGGCCGACGATCCTCGGCATGGCGGGCAAGCAGCATCACGACCATCGCAGCCTGGTGAGCAAGGCTTTCAAGCAGAGTTCGCTCTCCAAGTGGGAACCCGAGGTGATCGACCCGATCTGTGATCAGCTGGTCGACGAGTTCGCCGACGACGGCCAGGTCGATCTCGTCAAGGCGGTGACGTTCGAGTTCCCCACCAGGGTCACTGCCGCGCTGCTCGGGCTGCCGCAGGAGGATCTGGATTTCTTCCGGAAGCTGTCGCTGGATCTGATCTCGATCACCGAGGACATCGAAGCGGGGCTGACGGCGTCGGTCGAACTGGGTACCTATTTCCAGCAGCAGGTGGATCAACGGCGAAGCCAACCGACCGACGACGTCATCGGCGACCTCGTCGCCGCGGAGATCGACGGGGAGAAGCTCACCGATGAGGCGATCATCTCGTTCCTGCGCCTGCTGCTGCCCGCTGGACTCGAGACCACCTACCGATCCTCAGGGAATCTGCTGCAACTGTTGCTGACCCATCCGGACCAACTCGAGGCGCTGCAGCGGGATCGCAGTCTCATCCCGGCCGCGATCGAGGAAGGGATCCGCTTCGAGACCCCGCTCGTGCTGGTGGCGCGCAACACCACCCGTGATGTCGAGATGCACGGCATGACGATCCCGGAGGGCGCGTCGATCACCTTGTGCATGGGCGCGGCCAATCGTGACGACAAGCGGTGGGAGCACCCCGATGTGTTCGACATCCACCGTCCGCGTCGGGCTCATATCTCGTTCGCCGGCGGCATTCACAGCTGCCTCGGGATGCACCTGGCCAGGGTCGAAACGAAGGCGATGTTGACGAGTCTTTTCGACCGTTTGACCGATTTCCAACTAATCGAAGACGACGATACGAAGATTGTCGGCATGCCGTTCCGCTCGCCCAAGCATCTGCCTGTCACGTTCCGACCGGTCGCATGA
- a CDS encoding Rieske (2Fe-2S) protein: MQRRPVCAVEDLPPGTMKLVQAGKFGVGVYNIDGSLYAIANYCSHEGAPLCLGYVRGTTEYDPAMPDQIRHVREGQIARCPWHQWEFDITTGECLADPKKRVRTYEVDVADGQVYLTA; encoded by the coding sequence ATGCAGCGCCGACCGGTGTGTGCGGTCGAAGACCTGCCTCCGGGAACGATGAAGCTAGTTCAGGCCGGAAAGTTCGGCGTGGGGGTCTACAACATCGACGGGTCGCTCTACGCGATCGCGAACTACTGCTCCCATGAGGGCGCACCGCTGTGTCTGGGCTACGTCAGGGGCACCACCGAGTACGACCCGGCGATGCCCGACCAGATCCGCCATGTACGTGAAGGCCAGATCGCGCGTTGCCCCTGGCATCAATGGGAGTTCGACATCACCACGGGAGAATGCCTCGCCGATCCCAAGAAGCGAGTGCGCACGTACGAGGTGGACGTCGCGGACGGACAGGTGTATCTCACGGCATGA
- a CDS encoding amidohydrolase family protein has translation MTIIDANVQPHFRFNSEIRRYLSAPHKLRAIPDVEQQWYQAPGGDYRQDLYGDGYPGSDPDTVAHHLFDGTGVAFAILNPLTRGNIADYLLNSRICAAVNDWLLDRWLDPDTSNRFRGTIRVNPEDVRGAVAEIERLAGHPKMVQVGVPMQSREPYGKPMFEPIWEAAAAHGLPVAVHINGGNGVDHAPTFAGHAYTYPGYAAFMPLNSFVHLATLIVEGMFGRHPDLRFVFADGGYDILTPLMWRLDTFWMSMRDQTPWVNRFPSEYLRDHVRFCSSALDGPTDESQAEQWMDFTDKADLLMYGSSYPHWSAVGPDAAVVGLNDVQREKVLWRNASDLYGVVSVEGSLT, from the coding sequence ATGACGATCATCGACGCGAATGTGCAGCCGCATTTCCGGTTCAACTCCGAGATCCGGCGGTATCTGTCGGCGCCGCACAAGCTGCGCGCTATCCCCGACGTGGAGCAGCAGTGGTACCAGGCGCCGGGCGGGGACTACCGCCAGGATCTCTACGGCGACGGCTATCCAGGATCGGATCCAGATACCGTGGCGCATCATCTCTTTGACGGCACCGGCGTTGCGTTCGCGATTCTCAATCCGCTGACGCGCGGCAACATCGCCGATTATCTGCTGAACAGCCGGATCTGCGCGGCGGTCAACGACTGGCTGCTCGACCGCTGGCTGGATCCGGACACGTCGAACCGGTTCCGCGGCACGATCCGGGTCAACCCCGAAGACGTCAGGGGAGCGGTCGCCGAGATCGAGCGACTGGCCGGCCACCCGAAGATGGTTCAGGTCGGCGTCCCGATGCAGTCGCGTGAGCCCTACGGCAAACCGATGTTCGAGCCGATCTGGGAGGCCGCCGCCGCACACGGGCTGCCGGTGGCCGTACACATCAACGGCGGCAACGGTGTTGACCATGCGCCGACGTTCGCCGGTCATGCCTACACCTATCCTGGCTATGCCGCATTCATGCCGCTGAACTCGTTCGTCCACCTGGCGACGCTGATCGTCGAGGGCATGTTCGGTCGACACCCCGATCTGCGATTCGTCTTCGCCGATGGCGGCTACGACATTCTCACGCCGCTCATGTGGCGCCTCGACACGTTCTGGATGTCGATGCGGGATCAAACTCCGTGGGTGAACCGGTTTCCCAGCGAGTACCTGCGCGACCATGTGCGATTCTGTTCGTCGGCGCTGGACGGGCCGACGGACGAGAGCCAGGCCGAGCAGTGGATGGACTTCACCGACAAGGCCGACCTGCTGATGTACGGGTCGAGCTACCCACACTGGTCCGCCGTCGGCCCCGACGCCGCCGTCGTGGGTCTCAACGATGTGCAACGGGAGAAAGTGCTGTGGCGCAATGCAAGTGACCTCTACGGGGTCGTCTCAGTCGAAGGGAGCCTGACATGA
- a CDS encoding amidohydrolase family protein has product MTTVEDVQDKTAARDIAVTIVDTDVHPLPVSADVLKSYAPAEWKNKLWPSGNAVSPVPHFYDTPDSYKTNSLRVDASPPGGGVAGSDPDFAAKQLLVDAGVSIAVLEPMCDAQLPQAEDVLKATHNDWLADVWLGGANWHGRWRGAISVTAQDPVAAAREIERWAGHPYMAEVLMTPQTRGIPFGSPHFDPMYAAAARHGLPVATHLMGQTPFELIPIYPVGNPAHWHDFFASWPLLYVSHLMSLVFDGAFDRHPDLRVVFVEGGFTWALPAMWRMDRIWEQRKADLPQVRRKPSDYVREHVRFTTQPLEEVDLGEYRKYLEMMDLGDNIMFSTDYPHWSYDSPDWAIRRFPADQRERIMRGNATALYGLPATVKALPGE; this is encoded by the coding sequence ATGACGACTGTCGAGGACGTCCAGGACAAGACCGCCGCACGTGACATTGCGGTGACGATCGTCGATACGGATGTCCATCCGCTGCCGGTGTCGGCCGACGTGCTGAAGTCGTATGCGCCCGCGGAGTGGAAAAACAAGCTGTGGCCGTCGGGTAATGCGGTCTCGCCGGTGCCGCATTTCTATGACACGCCGGACTCGTACAAGACGAACTCACTGCGGGTTGACGCCAGCCCGCCGGGCGGCGGTGTCGCCGGCAGTGATCCGGATTTCGCAGCCAAGCAACTGCTGGTCGATGCCGGCGTGAGTATCGCTGTGCTGGAACCGATGTGCGACGCGCAGCTGCCGCAGGCTGAAGACGTCCTCAAGGCCACCCACAACGACTGGCTCGCCGACGTGTGGCTGGGCGGGGCCAACTGGCACGGCCGTTGGCGGGGCGCGATCAGCGTCACCGCCCAGGATCCGGTAGCGGCGGCACGTGAGATCGAGCGGTGGGCCGGGCATCCGTACATGGCCGAAGTGCTCATGACGCCGCAGACCCGCGGGATCCCGTTCGGTAGCCCGCACTTCGATCCGATGTATGCGGCGGCGGCACGCCATGGTCTTCCCGTCGCGACCCACCTCATGGGGCAGACACCGTTCGAGTTGATTCCGATCTACCCGGTCGGCAACCCGGCGCACTGGCACGACTTCTTCGCGTCCTGGCCGCTCCTGTATGTGTCGCATCTGATGAGCCTGGTGTTCGACGGCGCCTTCGACCGTCATCCCGATTTGCGGGTGGTGTTCGTCGAGGGTGGCTTCACGTGGGCGCTGCCCGCGATGTGGCGGATGGACCGAATCTGGGAGCAGCGCAAGGCCGATCTGCCGCAGGTGCGTCGTAAGCCTTCCGACTACGTCCGCGAGCACGTGCGGTTCACGACCCAGCCACTCGAGGAGGTCGACCTCGGCGAGTACCGCAAGTACCTCGAGATGATGGATCTCGGCGACAACATCATGTTCTCCACGGACTATCCGCACTGGAGCTACGACTCGCCGGACTGGGCGATCAGGCGGTTCCCGGCGGACCAGCGTGAGCGGATCATGCGCGGTAACGCCACGGCGCTCTACGGCTTGCCCGCCACCGTCAAGGCGTTGCCTGGCGAGTGA
- a CDS encoding SDR family oxidoreductase, which produces MRSALVTGGSGGIGNACGRKLVELGYDVVLTARREEPLRAAAAAIGARYAVADAAQPETFAAAVDALDEIDLVVHAAGILGGTYARKQTFDQWRATMSANLDSCFVVTSAALPKMRRGSRFVFISSSAAHEPMMARTAYSASKAGMNAFAGALAREVDRDGINVHIVTPGPVETEMLQEVPFEMYAIRAADVADAVAWLDTLDPSVDLPEIRLHAITRGPHAREPVVPLEAERRTAKQ; this is translated from the coding sequence GTGCGTAGTGCCTTGGTGACCGGCGGCAGCGGTGGAATCGGAAACGCGTGCGGGCGCAAGCTCGTCGAGCTCGGCTACGACGTCGTCCTGACTGCCAGGCGCGAAGAGCCCCTGCGCGCCGCGGCCGCGGCCATCGGTGCGCGCTACGCCGTCGCCGACGCGGCGCAGCCCGAGACGTTCGCCGCCGCAGTGGACGCGCTCGACGAGATCGATCTCGTCGTGCATGCGGCGGGAATTCTCGGCGGAACCTATGCTCGCAAGCAGACTTTCGATCAGTGGCGCGCGACGATGTCGGCGAACCTCGACTCGTGTTTCGTGGTCACGTCGGCGGCGCTGCCGAAGATGCGGCGGGGCTCACGCTTCGTGTTCATCTCGTCATCGGCCGCCCACGAACCGATGATGGCGCGGACGGCGTATTCGGCGTCGAAGGCCGGCATGAACGCGTTCGCGGGCGCGCTGGCGCGCGAGGTCGACCGCGACGGCATCAACGTACACATCGTCACCCCCGGGCCCGTCGAGACCGAGATGCTGCAGGAAGTGCCGTTCGAGATGTACGCGATCCGCGCCGCCGATGTCGCCGACGCCGTGGCCTGGCTGGACACCCTCGACCCATCGGTCGACCTGCCCGAAATCCGTTTGCACGCAATCACCCGCGGGCCGCACGCCCGCGAGCCCGTGGTCCCGCTGGAAGCCGAGCGACGCACCGCCAAACAGTGA
- a CDS encoding FadR/GntR family transcriptional regulator, translating into MTTLGIGPEARRRLGSRRTAEIVADELRRQIIDGELADGDLLPRQEVLVEQFRVSLVSLREALRILETEGLVSVRRGNRGGAVVHAPAKASAAYMLGLLLQSDTVPLSDLGAALQELEPMCAALAARRPDRGDELVPKLKEINALMAERIEDGPQFTEIGGQFHDEVVRGCGNHTMIAVVGSLETLWTGHLNWWAQETTARGEYPSISQRRIAMSIHNKISDAIEAGDGERARKLSARHIADTQTYFSAVDPEQRIVALSPQALARRKL; encoded by the coding sequence ATGACCACGCTGGGAATTGGCCCCGAGGCCCGCCGCCGGTTGGGATCGCGGCGGACGGCCGAGATCGTCGCCGACGAGCTCCGCAGGCAGATCATCGACGGCGAACTCGCCGACGGTGACTTGCTGCCCCGCCAGGAGGTACTCGTCGAGCAGTTCAGGGTGAGCCTGGTGTCGTTGCGGGAAGCCTTGCGGATCCTCGAAACCGAGGGTCTGGTGTCGGTGCGCCGCGGCAACCGGGGCGGTGCCGTCGTGCACGCGCCCGCCAAGGCCAGCGCGGCCTACATGCTCGGACTCCTGCTGCAGAGCGACACCGTTCCCCTCTCCGACCTGGGCGCTGCACTGCAGGAACTCGAGCCCATGTGCGCGGCGCTGGCGGCGCGGCGTCCCGACCGCGGCGACGAGCTCGTTCCGAAGCTCAAAGAGATCAACGCGCTGATGGCCGAGCGTATCGAGGACGGACCGCAGTTCACCGAGATCGGTGGGCAGTTCCACGACGAGGTCGTCCGCGGCTGCGGCAACCACACGATGATCGCCGTCGTGGGGAGCCTGGAGACACTGTGGACCGGTCACCTGAACTGGTGGGCCCAAGAGACCACGGCGCGCGGCGAATACCCGTCGATCAGTCAACGCCGCATCGCAATGTCGATTCACAACAAGATCTCCGACGCCATCGAAGCCGGCGACGGCGAGCGTGCCCGCAAGTTGTCAGCACGTCACATCGCCGACACCCAGACCTACTTCAGCGCCGTCGATCCCGAGCAGCGGATCGTGGCGCTGTCGCCGCAGGCACTGGCCCGACGCAAGCTCTGA
- a CDS encoding CaiB/BaiF CoA-transferase family protein encodes MSDVEDVAPTPLHDLRVVEVSDRIAGAYCGKLMADAGADVIKVEPAGGDPLRRFTASGSVPHDGADAPLFAYLNAGKRSVTGISEELLTGADIVIVTGTRAAATAQGIDPKRLLEKSPGLVIVTISDFGWTGPWAERPATEFTLQADSGLTGFRGDPAGPPISVGGDLGEYQGGVWAAYGALAARRGVSRGGRGAHLDMSMLEAITLMQSGEWLHSQLLNAPHVRRSVEVPSIEPAKDGFVGISMVTGQQWLDFAAMVDCPEFTEVPQLQFQIGRWDYRDWIRERIDPWMRERTVAEIVELGQLFRLPLAALGNGATVREMDHLRERGVYVENPAGFAQPRPPWLMSVAAPSPIRTAPGVGDSDNEPLWEPRRSTPDATAGRPLAGVRVIDFTAFWAGPSATHSLAAFGAEVIKIESIQRPDGIRYSGGMRKDVDDWWEYGWVFHAMNTNKRSVTLDLQSEAGLGLIKSLIAQADVVIENFSPRVMDQFGLGADALLELNPRLVMVRMPAFGLTGPWRDRVGFAPTMEQIAGLAWVTGMPDGLPVAPRGACDPLAGTHAAFALVAALEFTERTGRGQLVEVPMVESVLNVTAVQPMEFEMFGTILERRGNKGHHPGEMQDIYRCAGDDSWIAMTVRTDAERDALAALMNGQGDPAPWLATQDAVAVVERLVAAGIPAAVVISPSVVIDNPQLVHRGFFEPLTHPSTGPGLYPCPPFARLDGMDAWLYRPPPRLGQHNSEVLTGLCAQTDEDLKRLAAEGVIGTRPKGL; translated from the coding sequence GTGAGTGACGTCGAAGATGTAGCACCTACGCCGCTGCATGATCTGCGCGTCGTCGAGGTCAGCGATCGTATCGCGGGTGCGTATTGCGGGAAGTTGATGGCCGACGCGGGGGCCGACGTCATCAAGGTGGAACCGGCCGGCGGTGACCCGCTGCGCCGTTTCACCGCGTCGGGTTCCGTGCCGCACGACGGTGCGGACGCGCCGCTGTTCGCGTACCTGAACGCCGGGAAGCGCAGCGTGACAGGCATTTCCGAGGAGCTGCTGACCGGCGCGGACATCGTGATCGTCACGGGAACCAGGGCCGCGGCGACCGCGCAGGGGATCGACCCGAAGCGCCTGCTCGAAAAGTCGCCCGGCCTCGTCATCGTCACCATCTCCGACTTCGGCTGGACGGGTCCATGGGCCGAACGCCCCGCAACGGAGTTCACCTTGCAGGCCGACTCCGGGCTCACCGGGTTTCGCGGCGATCCCGCGGGCCCACCGATCTCCGTCGGCGGCGACCTGGGGGAGTACCAGGGCGGGGTGTGGGCAGCCTACGGCGCACTGGCCGCTCGCCGCGGGGTCAGCCGAGGAGGTCGCGGCGCGCACCTCGACATGTCGATGCTCGAGGCGATCACGCTGATGCAGAGCGGCGAGTGGCTGCATTCGCAACTGCTGAACGCCCCGCACGTCCGGCGCTCGGTCGAAGTCCCGTCGATCGAACCGGCGAAAGACGGTTTCGTCGGCATCAGCATGGTGACGGGGCAGCAGTGGCTGGACTTCGCGGCGATGGTGGACTGCCCGGAGTTCACCGAGGTGCCCCAGCTGCAATTCCAGATCGGGCGATGGGATTACCGCGATTGGATCCGCGAGCGCATCGACCCTTGGATGCGTGAGCGCACCGTCGCCGAGATCGTCGAACTGGGGCAACTGTTCAGGTTGCCGCTCGCCGCGCTGGGAAACGGCGCCACCGTCCGCGAGATGGATCACCTGCGGGAGCGCGGTGTGTACGTCGAGAACCCGGCCGGGTTTGCGCAACCGCGTCCGCCGTGGTTGATGTCCGTCGCCGCACCGTCGCCGATCCGGACCGCACCCGGGGTCGGCGACTCGGACAACGAACCTCTTTGGGAACCAAGGCGATCAACACCTGACGCGACGGCGGGTCGCCCCCTGGCCGGTGTGCGGGTCATCGACTTCACCGCGTTCTGGGCTGGACCATCGGCGACGCATTCGCTGGCGGCGTTCGGGGCCGAGGTGATCAAGATCGAGTCGATCCAGCGGCCCGACGGCATCCGCTACTCCGGCGGGATGCGCAAGGACGTCGACGACTGGTGGGAGTACGGCTGGGTCTTTCACGCCATGAACACGAACAAGCGGTCGGTCACCCTCGATCTGCAGTCCGAGGCCGGACTCGGTCTGATCAAATCGTTGATCGCGCAGGCCGATGTGGTGATCGAGAACTTCTCACCGCGAGTGATGGATCAATTCGGGCTCGGCGCAGACGCGTTGCTCGAACTGAACCCGCGGCTGGTGATGGTGCGTATGCCGGCTTTCGGGCTGACCGGGCCGTGGCGCGACAGGGTGGGCTTCGCGCCCACCATGGAGCAGATCGCGGGCCTCGCCTGGGTGACCGGCATGCCGGACGGACTCCCAGTCGCCCCGCGTGGCGCCTGCGATCCGCTGGCGGGGACGCACGCGGCGTTCGCGCTCGTGGCGGCACTCGAGTTCACCGAACGCACCGGTCGCGGTCAACTTGTCGAGGTGCCGATGGTCGAGAGTGTGCTCAACGTGACCGCCGTGCAGCCCATGGAATTCGAGATGTTCGGGACGATCCTGGAGCGGCGCGGCAACAAGGGGCACCACCCCGGCGAGATGCAGGACATCTACCGGTGCGCGGGCGACGACAGCTGGATTGCCATGACCGTTCGCACCGATGCCGAACGGGACGCGCTCGCCGCGTTGATGAACGGTCAGGGCGACCCCGCGCCATGGCTCGCCACGCAGGACGCCGTGGCCGTCGTCGAGCGGCTGGTCGCGGCCGGCATTCCTGCGGCCGTGGTGATTTCGCCGTCCGTGGTGATCGACAACCCGCAGCTGGTACACCGCGGCTTCTTCGAGCCGCTCACCCATCCGAGCACCGGACCCGGTCTGTACCCGTGTCCGCCGTTCGCTCGGCTCGACGGCATGGACGCCTGGCTGTACCGTCCGCCCCCACGGCTGGGCCAGCACAACAGCGAGGTGCTGACAGGCCTGTGCGCGCAGACGGACGAGGATCTGAAACGCCTTGCGGCCGAGGGCGTCATCGGCACCAGACCGAAAGGGCTCTGA
- a CDS encoding cytochrome P450: protein MPTTTPVDLSNSALWQNGFPDDLFTEFRREMPIFHHELTDGVASTVKRDFWMTTKHRHAQRIHRDTDSFTAADGPLIQGIGPIGSFPNVITMDPPVLTKRRRVMSHAFTPKAIGKLEDGIRRRAAAMVDGLLESGGGDWITDVADVLPMSVIGDIVGIPDEDRPRIFDTLDRILKAGADGSETTTEQQEHMALFGEIFTYALELTAEKRRNPTDDIWSTLTTAVVTDESGEELSIPANELEIFFFVLTLAGSDTTKNALAAGLQAFVANPVEIQRYRDDESIRGRAVEEVLRWSSPVAFWTRTTKVDVEMDGITIPRGERVVSMLRSANRDDEVFADPFAFDIGRTDNPHVTFGGGGPHHCLGAMLARAEIRAALDELLLRADDIRLGAPKVTYPTLANNMSIFDAMTISLTPR from the coding sequence ATGCCCACGACCACCCCGGTCGATCTGTCGAATTCGGCACTGTGGCAGAACGGTTTTCCCGACGACTTGTTCACCGAATTCCGTCGTGAGATGCCGATCTTCCACCACGAGCTGACCGACGGCGTCGCCAGCACGGTCAAACGCGACTTCTGGATGACGACCAAGCATCGCCACGCGCAGCGCATCCACCGGGATACCGACAGTTTCACCGCAGCCGACGGACCCCTGATTCAGGGAATTGGTCCCATCGGGTCGTTTCCGAATGTCATCACCATGGATCCGCCCGTGCTCACCAAGCGCCGTCGGGTGATGTCGCACGCGTTCACCCCCAAGGCCATCGGAAAGCTCGAGGACGGCATTCGGCGCCGCGCCGCCGCGATGGTCGACGGGTTACTCGAATCCGGCGGCGGCGACTGGATCACCGACGTCGCCGACGTGCTGCCGATGTCGGTGATCGGCGACATCGTGGGGATCCCCGACGAGGACCGGCCCCGCATCTTCGACACGCTCGATCGCATCCTCAAGGCCGGCGCGGACGGGAGCGAGACGACTACCGAGCAGCAGGAGCACATGGCGCTGTTCGGGGAGATCTTCACCTATGCCCTCGAACTCACCGCGGAGAAGCGGCGCAACCCCACCGACGACATCTGGAGCACGCTGACCACCGCGGTGGTCACCGACGAGAGCGGCGAAGAGTTGTCCATCCCGGCGAACGAACTCGAGATCTTCTTCTTCGTCCTCACCCTGGCGGGCAGTGACACGACGAAGAACGCGCTGGCCGCCGGACTTCAGGCCTTTGTGGCCAATCCCGTTGAGATACAGCGCTATCGCGACGACGAGTCGATCCGCGGGCGCGCGGTCGAAGAGGTCTTGCGGTGGTCGTCACCCGTCGCGTTCTGGACCCGCACCACGAAGGTGGACGTGGAGATGGACGGCATCACCATTCCCCGGGGCGAGCGCGTGGTGTCGATGCTGCGCTCGGCCAACCGGGATGACGAGGTGTTCGCCGACCCTTTCGCGTTCGACATCGGCCGCACCGATAATCCCCACGTCACCTTCGGGGGCGGCGGGCCGCACCACTGCCTCGGCGCCATGCTCGCACGCGCCGAGATCCGCGCAGCGCTCGACGAGTTGCTCCTGCGCGCCGACGACATCAGGCTCGGCGCCCCCAAGGTCACCTACCCGACCCTGGCCAACAACATGTCGATCTTCGACGCGATGACGATATCGCTGACGCCCCGCTGA
- a CDS encoding aromatic ring-hydroxylating oxygenase subunit alpha, with amino-acid sequence MTAGSFQQEEVHDPQIDPSEREFGPSGISLSTYRFPTGWFIVGFASDLKPGQVKRAHYFGEELVMFRTKSGKVNVLDAYCLHLGANMGVGGTVEGEHIVCPWHGWEWRGDGTNALIPYSKIGCKQNVRIKSYPTQEWYGFIVVWHERHGRAPYWQPPVLPELETDEYYPLHPHSRMLNRVKVHAQMIIENAADPYHVQFVHKADSAANTTSFDANGYHLHATVTANFGGGRPSTWLTPDGPVDANIIYDNYSLGLGIVRFPKELVATIEVTGQTPVDEDYTDYFYTQASVREPGDTGDKPAGRAAKFLALQQEVIKQDFFTWENMKYLEKPNLAPEEARDYAALRRWAHRFYPGEEPSPIDFGYTVDGEPDPAAAGA; translated from the coding sequence ATGACGGCAGGGTCTTTTCAACAAGAAGAAGTTCACGACCCGCAGATCGATCCATCTGAACGCGAGTTCGGCCCGAGTGGGATCAGCCTCTCGACGTACCGCTTTCCGACGGGTTGGTTCATCGTCGGCTTCGCCTCGGATCTGAAACCCGGTCAGGTCAAGCGCGCGCACTACTTCGGCGAGGAACTGGTGATGTTCCGCACCAAGTCCGGCAAGGTGAACGTGCTCGACGCCTACTGTCTGCACCTCGGAGCGAACATGGGCGTCGGCGGCACCGTCGAGGGTGAGCACATCGTCTGCCCGTGGCACGGCTGGGAGTGGCGCGGTGACGGCACCAACGCACTGATCCCGTACAGCAAGATCGGCTGCAAGCAGAACGTGAGGATCAAGTCCTATCCCACCCAGGAGTGGTACGGCTTCATCGTCGTATGGCACGAGCGTCACGGCCGCGCCCCCTACTGGCAGCCACCGGTGCTGCCCGAACTCGAAACCGACGAGTACTACCCGCTGCACCCACATTCGCGGATGCTCAATCGGGTCAAGGTGCACGCGCAGATGATCATCGAGAACGCGGCCGATCCGTATCACGTGCAGTTCGTGCACAAGGCCGACAGCGCCGCCAACACCACGTCGTTCGACGCCAACGGCTACCACCTGCATGCGACGGTGACCGCGAATTTCGGCGGCGGACGCCCGTCGACGTGGCTCACCCCCGACGGGCCCGTCGACGCCAACATCATCTACGACAACTACTCGCTGGGCCTCGGCATCGTGCGCTTTCCGAAGGAGCTGGTCGCGACCATCGAGGTCACGGGTCAGACACCGGTCGACGAGGACTACACCGATTACTTCTACACCCAGGCCTCGGTGCGAGAGCCCGGCGACACCGGCGACAAGCCGGCTGGCCGCGCGGCGAAATTCCTTGCGCTGCAACAGGAGGTCATCAAGCAGGACTTCTTCACCTGGGAGAACATGAAGTACCTCGAGAAGCCCAACCTGGCACCGGAGGAGGCGCGCGACTACGCGGCGTTGCGGCGGTGGGCGCACCGGTTCTATCCGGGTGAAGAGCCATCGCCGATCGACTTCGGGTACACCGTCGACGGTGAGCCCGATCCGGCGGCAGCGGGGGCGTGA